The following proteins come from a genomic window of Zonotrichia albicollis isolate bZonAlb1 chromosome 12, bZonAlb1.hap1, whole genome shotgun sequence:
- the BRPF1 gene encoding peregrin isoform X5 — protein sequence MGVDFDVKTFCHNLRATKPPYECPVGTCRKIYKSYSGIEYHLYHYDHDNPPLPQHTPLRKHKKKGRQARAANKQSPSPSETSQSPGREVMTYAQAQRMVEVDLHGRVHRISIFDNLDVVSEDEDVPEEVPENGSNKENTETQSVPPKSGKHKNKEKRKDSNHHHHNASASTTPKLPEVVYRELEQDTPDAPPRPTSYYRYIEKSAEELDEEVEYDMDEEDYIWLDIMNERRKNEGVSPIPQEIFEYLMDRLEKESYFESHNKGDPNALVDEDAVCCICNDGECQNSNVILFCDMCNLAVHQECYGVPYIPEGQWLCRRCLQSPSRAVDCALCPNKGGAFKQTDDGRWAHVVCALWIPEVCFANTVFLEPIDSIEHIPPARWKLTCYICKQRGSGACIQCHKANCYTAFHVTCAQQAGLYMKMEPVRETGANGTSFSVRKTAYCDIHTPPGSVRRLPALSHSEGEEEDEEEEEEGKGWSSEKVKKAKAKSRIKMKKARKILAEKRAAAPVVSVPCIPPHRLSKITNRLTIQRKSQFMQRLHSYWTLKRQSRNGVPLLRRLQTHLQSQRNCDQRDTEDKNWALKEQLKSWQRLRHDLERARLLVELIRKREKLKRETIKVQQVALEMQLTPFLILLRKTLEQLQEKDTGNIFSEPVPLSEVPDYLDHIKKPMDFQTMKQNLEAYRYLNFDDFEEDFNLIINNCLKYNAKDTIFYRAAIRLREQGGAVLRQARRQAEKMGIDFETGMHFPHCVTVEEAQIQDIEDDVRLLLSENQKHLPLEEQLKILLERLDEVNAGKQSIGRSRRAKMIKKEITVLRRKLAHPRDLGREGLERHSSSARGVLQSHNPCEKDLQTDSAAEESSSQETGKGLGPNSSSTPAHEVGRRTSVLFSKKNPKTAGPPKRPGRPPKNRDSQIPPGHGSSPIGPPQLPIMGSSQRQRKRGRSPRPSSSSDSDSDKSTEDATMDLPANGFSSGNQPVKKSFLVYRNDCNLPRSSSDSESSSSSSSSAASDRTSTTPSKQGRGKPSFSRVNFPEDSSEDTSGTENESYSVGTGRGVGHGMVRKGMGRGAGWLSEDEDSSLDALDLVWAKCRGYPSYPALIIDPKMPREGMFHHGVPIPVPPLEVLKLGEQMTQEAREHLYLVLFFDNKRTWQWLPRTKLVPLGVNQDLDKEKMLEGRKSNIRKSVQIAYHRAMQHRNKVQGEQSSDSSESD from the exons ATGGGTGTAGACTTCGATGTGAAGACCTTCTGCCACAACCTGCGGGCCACCAAGCCGCCCTACGAGTGCCCGGTGGGCACCTGCCGCAAGATCTACAAGAGCTACAGCGGGATCGAGTACCACCTGTACCACTATGACCACGACAACCcgcccctgccccagcacaccCCCCTGCGCAAGCACAAGAAGAAGGGGCGCCAGGCCCGCGCCGCCAACAAGCAGTCGCCCAGCCCCTCCGAGACCTCCCAGTCTCCCGGCCGAGAGGTGATGACCTACGCCCAGGCCCAGCGCATGGTGGAGGTGGACCTGCACGGCCGCGTCCACCGCATCAGCATCTTCGATAATCTCGACGTGGTGTCCGAGGACGAGGATGTTCCCGAGGAGGTGCCCGAGAATGGGAGCAATAAGGAGAACACGGAGACGCAGAGCGTCCCGCCCAAATCTGGGAAGCACAAGAACAAGGAGAAGCGCAAGGACTCCAACCACCATCACCACAACGCCTCGGCCAGCACTACCCCCAAGCTGCCCGAGGTGGTGTACCgagagctggagcaggacacCCCCGATGCCCCGCCTCGTCCCACTTCGTACTACAG GTACATTGAGAAGTCGGCAGAGGAGCTGGACGAGGAGGTGGAGTATGACATGGATGAGGAGGATTACATCTGGCTGGACATCATGAATGAGAGGCGGAAGAACGAAGGCGTGAGTCCTATTCCCCAGGAGATCTTCGAGTACCTGATGGACCGCCTAGAGAAGGAGTCCTACTTCGAGAGCCACAACAAGGGGGACCCAAACGCCTTGGTGGACGAGGACGCCGTCTGCTGCATCTGCAACGACGGGGAGTGTCAGAACAGCAACGTCATCCTCTTCTGCGACATGTGCAACCTGGCTGTGCACCAGGAGTGCTATGGGGTGCCCTACATCCCCGAGGGACAGTGGCTCTGCAGACGGTGCCTGCAGTCCCCCTCGCGTGCCGTGGACTGCGCCCTCTGCCCAAACAAGGGGGGGGCCTTCAAGCAGACGGACGATGGGCGCTGGGCACACGTGGTCTGTGCCCTCTGGATCCCCGAGGTGTGCTTTGCCAACACCGTCTTCCTGGAGCCCATCGACAGCATCGAGCACATCCCGCCCGCACGCTGGAAGCTGACCTGTTACATTTGCAAGCAGCGTGGCTCTGGGGCTTGCATCCAGTGTCACAAAGCCAATTGCTACACTGCCTTCCATGTCACCTGTgcccagcaggccgggctgTACATGAAGATGGAGCCCGTCAGGGAGACGGGTGCCAACGGTACCTCCTTCAGTGTGCGCAAAACCGCCTACTGCGACATCCACACGCCGCCAGGCTCCGTGCGCAGGCTGCCCGCCCTCTCCCACagtgagggggaggaggaggatgaggaggaagaggaggaggggaagggctGGAGTTCTGAGAAAGtcaaaaaagcaaaggccaagtcTAGGATCAAGATGAAGAAGGCACGGAAGATCCTGGCAGAGAAACGAGCTGCAGCACCTGTGGTTTCCGTGCCCTGCATCCCCCCTCACAG GCTCAGTAAGATTACAAACCGTTTAACCATCCAGAGGAAGAGCCAGTTCATGCAGAGGCTGCACAGCTACTGGACTCTGAAGAGACAGTCCCGCAACGGTGTCCCCCTGCTTCGCCGCCTGCAGACACACCTGCAGTCACAGAGAAACTGCGACCAG AGAGACACTGAGGATAAGAACTGGGCCCTGAAGGAACAGCTGAAGTCATGGCAGCGCCTGCGCCATGACCTCGAGCGTGCGCGCTTGCTGGTGGAGCTGATACGCAAGCGGGAGAAGCTCAAGAGAGAGACG ATCAAAGTGCAGCAGGTGGCACTGGAAATGCAGCTGACccccttcctcatcctcctccgcAAGACgcttgagcagctgcaggagaaagACACGGGCAACATCTTCAGTGAGCCGGTCCCTCTGTCTGAG GTCCCAGACTACCTGGATCACATCAAGAAGCCAATGGATTTTCAGACAATGAAGCAAAATCTAGAAGCTTATCGCTATCTGAATTTCGATGACTTTGAGGAGGATTTCAACCTGATCATTAACAACTGTTTGAAATACAATGCCAAAGACACGATCTTCTACCGGGCAGCCATCCGCCTGCGGGAGCAGGGAGGTGCCGTGCTGCGGCAGGCTCGCCGGCAGGCAGAGAAGATGGGCATTGACTTCGAGACAGGCATGCACTTCCCCCACTGTGTCACAGTGGAAGAGGCTCAGATCCAAGACATTGAGGACG ATGTGCGGCTGCTGCTCTCAGAGAATCAGAAGCACCTGCCattggaggagcagctgaagatcCTGCTGGAGCGGCTGGACGAGGTCAATGCCGGCAAGCAGAGCATTGGACGGTCCCGCCGGGCCAAGATGATCAAGAAGGAGATCACAGTGCTGCGGCGGAAGCTCGCTCACCCGCGGGACCTGGGccgggaggggctggagcggcacagctcctctgccaGGGGAGTGCTGCAGTCCCACAACCCCTGCGAGAAGGACCTGCAGACAGACAGTGCtgcagaggagagcagcagccaggagactGGCAAAG GTCTGGGTCCCAATTCTTCTTCTACCCCAGCGCACGAAGTTGGCAGGAGGACCTCTGTGCTCTTCTCCAAGAAGAACCCTAAAACTGCAGGCCCTCCAAAACGTCCAGGACGCCCCCCAAAGAATCGAGACAGCCAGATCCCTCCTGGGCATGGGAGCAGCCCCATTGGGCCCCCCCAGCTCCCAATAATGGGGTCCTCCCAGCGGCAGAGGAAGCGAGGGCGGAGCCCGcggcccagctccagctctgacagtgacagtgacaaatCCACAGAGGACGCTACCATGG ACCTGCCAGCCAACGGTTTCAGCAGCGGGAACCAGCCTGTGAAGAAGAGCTTCCTGGTGTACCGCAATGACTGCAATCTTCCCCGGAGCAGCTCCGACTCGgagtccagcagcagcagcagcagcagtgctgcctcAGACCGCACCAG cacaacACCCTCCAAGCAGGGCAGAGGGAAACCCTCCTTCTCCCGAGTGAACTTCCCAGAGGACAGCAGTGAGGACACATCAGGGACAGAGAACGAGTCCTACTCTGTGGGCACGGGACGAGGTGTGGGGCATGGCA TGGTGCGTAAGGGCATGGGGCGAGGCGCAGGGTGGCTGTCTGAGGATGAGGATTCTTCCTTGGATGCCCTGGACCTGGTGTGGGCTAAGTGCAGGGGCTACCCCTCCTACCCGGCGTTG ATCATTGACCCCAAGATGCCGCGGGAAGGCATGTTCCATCATGGGGTCCCCATCCCCGTGCCCCCCTTGGAGGTGCTGAAGCTGGGGGAGCAGATGACTCAGGAAGCACGCGAGCACCTCTACCTTGTCCTCTTCTTTGACAACAAGCGCACTTG GCAGTGGTTGCCCCGGACGAAGCTGGTGCCTCTGGGGGTGAACCAGGACCTGGACAAAGAGAAGATGCTGGAGGGCCGCAAGTCCAACATCCGCAAGTCGGTGCAGATCGCCTACCACCGCGCCATGCAGCACCGCAACAAGGTGCAGGGCGAGCAGAGCAGCGACTCCAGCGAGAGCGACTGA
- the BRPF1 gene encoding peregrin isoform X4, protein MGVDFDVKTFCHNLRATKPPYECPVGTCRKIYKSYSGIEYHLYHYDHDNPPLPQHTPLRKHKKKGRQARAANKQSPSPSETSQSPGREVMTYAQAQRMVEVDLHGRVHRISIFDNLDVVSEDEDVPEEVPENGSNKENTETQSVPPKSGKHKNKEKRKDSNHHHHNASASTTPKLPEVVYRELEQDTPDAPPRPTSYYRYIEKSAEELDEEVEYDMDEEDYIWLDIMNERRKNEGVSPIPQEIFEYLMDRLEKESYFESHNKGDPNALVDEDAVCCICNDGECQNSNVILFCDMCNLAVHQECYGVPYIPEGQWLCRRCLQSPSRAVDCALCPNKGGAFKQTDDGRWAHVVCALWIPEVCFANTVFLEPIDSIEHIPPARWKLTCYICKQRGSGACIQCHKANCYTAFHVTCAQQAGLYMKMEPVRETGANGTSFSVRKTAYCDIHTPPGSVRRLPALSHSEGEEEDEEEEEEGKGWSSEKVKKAKAKSRIKMKKARKILAEKRAAAPVVSVPCIPPHRLSKITNRLTIQRKSQFMQRLHSYWTLKRQSRNGVPLLRRLQTHLQSQRNCDQRDTEDKNWALKEQLKSWQRLRHDLERARLLVELIRKREKLKRETIKVQQVALEMQLTPFLILLRKTLEQLQEKDTGNIFSEPVPLSEVPDYLDHIKKPMDFQTMKQNLEAYRYLNFDDFEEDFNLIINNCLKYNAKDTIFYRAAIRLREQGGAVLRQARRQAEKMGIDFETGMHFPHCVTVEEAQIQDIEDEDVRLLLSENQKHLPLEEQLKILLERLDEVNAGKQSIGRSRRAKMIKKEITVLRRKLAHPRDLGREGLERHSSSARGVLQSHNPCEKDLQTDSAAEESSSQETGKGLGPNSSSTPAHEVGRRTSVLFSKKNPKTAGPPKRPGRPPKNRDSQIPPGHGSSPIGPPQLPIMGSSQRQRKRGRSPRPSSSSDSDSDKSTEDATMDLPANGFSSGNQPVKKSFLVYRNDCNLPRSSSDSESSSSSSSSAASDRTSTTPSKQGRGKPSFSRVNFPEDSSEDTSGTENESYSVGTGRGVGHGMVRKGMGRGAGWLSEDEDSSLDALDLVWAKCRGYPSYPALIIDPKMPREGMFHHGVPIPVPPLEVLKLGEQMTQEAREHLYLVLFFDNKRTWQWLPRTKLVPLGVNQDLDKEKMLEGRKSNIRKSVQIAYHRAMQHRNKVQGEQSSDSSESD, encoded by the exons ATGGGTGTAGACTTCGATGTGAAGACCTTCTGCCACAACCTGCGGGCCACCAAGCCGCCCTACGAGTGCCCGGTGGGCACCTGCCGCAAGATCTACAAGAGCTACAGCGGGATCGAGTACCACCTGTACCACTATGACCACGACAACCcgcccctgccccagcacaccCCCCTGCGCAAGCACAAGAAGAAGGGGCGCCAGGCCCGCGCCGCCAACAAGCAGTCGCCCAGCCCCTCCGAGACCTCCCAGTCTCCCGGCCGAGAGGTGATGACCTACGCCCAGGCCCAGCGCATGGTGGAGGTGGACCTGCACGGCCGCGTCCACCGCATCAGCATCTTCGATAATCTCGACGTGGTGTCCGAGGACGAGGATGTTCCCGAGGAGGTGCCCGAGAATGGGAGCAATAAGGAGAACACGGAGACGCAGAGCGTCCCGCCCAAATCTGGGAAGCACAAGAACAAGGAGAAGCGCAAGGACTCCAACCACCATCACCACAACGCCTCGGCCAGCACTACCCCCAAGCTGCCCGAGGTGGTGTACCgagagctggagcaggacacCCCCGATGCCCCGCCTCGTCCCACTTCGTACTACAG GTACATTGAGAAGTCGGCAGAGGAGCTGGACGAGGAGGTGGAGTATGACATGGATGAGGAGGATTACATCTGGCTGGACATCATGAATGAGAGGCGGAAGAACGAAGGCGTGAGTCCTATTCCCCAGGAGATCTTCGAGTACCTGATGGACCGCCTAGAGAAGGAGTCCTACTTCGAGAGCCACAACAAGGGGGACCCAAACGCCTTGGTGGACGAGGACGCCGTCTGCTGCATCTGCAACGACGGGGAGTGTCAGAACAGCAACGTCATCCTCTTCTGCGACATGTGCAACCTGGCTGTGCACCAGGAGTGCTATGGGGTGCCCTACATCCCCGAGGGACAGTGGCTCTGCAGACGGTGCCTGCAGTCCCCCTCGCGTGCCGTGGACTGCGCCCTCTGCCCAAACAAGGGGGGGGCCTTCAAGCAGACGGACGATGGGCGCTGGGCACACGTGGTCTGTGCCCTCTGGATCCCCGAGGTGTGCTTTGCCAACACCGTCTTCCTGGAGCCCATCGACAGCATCGAGCACATCCCGCCCGCACGCTGGAAGCTGACCTGTTACATTTGCAAGCAGCGTGGCTCTGGGGCTTGCATCCAGTGTCACAAAGCCAATTGCTACACTGCCTTCCATGTCACCTGTgcccagcaggccgggctgTACATGAAGATGGAGCCCGTCAGGGAGACGGGTGCCAACGGTACCTCCTTCAGTGTGCGCAAAACCGCCTACTGCGACATCCACACGCCGCCAGGCTCCGTGCGCAGGCTGCCCGCCCTCTCCCACagtgagggggaggaggaggatgaggaggaagaggaggaggggaagggctGGAGTTCTGAGAAAGtcaaaaaagcaaaggccaagtcTAGGATCAAGATGAAGAAGGCACGGAAGATCCTGGCAGAGAAACGAGCTGCAGCACCTGTGGTTTCCGTGCCCTGCATCCCCCCTCACAG GCTCAGTAAGATTACAAACCGTTTAACCATCCAGAGGAAGAGCCAGTTCATGCAGAGGCTGCACAGCTACTGGACTCTGAAGAGACAGTCCCGCAACGGTGTCCCCCTGCTTCGCCGCCTGCAGACACACCTGCAGTCACAGAGAAACTGCGACCAG AGAGACACTGAGGATAAGAACTGGGCCCTGAAGGAACAGCTGAAGTCATGGCAGCGCCTGCGCCATGACCTCGAGCGTGCGCGCTTGCTGGTGGAGCTGATACGCAAGCGGGAGAAGCTCAAGAGAGAGACG ATCAAAGTGCAGCAGGTGGCACTGGAAATGCAGCTGACccccttcctcatcctcctccgcAAGACgcttgagcagctgcaggagaaagACACGGGCAACATCTTCAGTGAGCCGGTCCCTCTGTCTGAG GTCCCAGACTACCTGGATCACATCAAGAAGCCAATGGATTTTCAGACAATGAAGCAAAATCTAGAAGCTTATCGCTATCTGAATTTCGATGACTTTGAGGAGGATTTCAACCTGATCATTAACAACTGTTTGAAATACAATGCCAAAGACACGATCTTCTACCGGGCAGCCATCCGCCTGCGGGAGCAGGGAGGTGCCGTGCTGCGGCAGGCTCGCCGGCAGGCAGAGAAGATGGGCATTGACTTCGAGACAGGCATGCACTTCCCCCACTGTGTCACAGTGGAAGAGGCTCAGATCCAAGACATTGAGGACG AAGATGTGCGGCTGCTGCTCTCAGAGAATCAGAAGCACCTGCCattggaggagcagctgaagatcCTGCTGGAGCGGCTGGACGAGGTCAATGCCGGCAAGCAGAGCATTGGACGGTCCCGCCGGGCCAAGATGATCAAGAAGGAGATCACAGTGCTGCGGCGGAAGCTCGCTCACCCGCGGGACCTGGGccgggaggggctggagcggcacagctcctctgccaGGGGAGTGCTGCAGTCCCACAACCCCTGCGAGAAGGACCTGCAGACAGACAGTGCtgcagaggagagcagcagccaggagactGGCAAAG GTCTGGGTCCCAATTCTTCTTCTACCCCAGCGCACGAAGTTGGCAGGAGGACCTCTGTGCTCTTCTCCAAGAAGAACCCTAAAACTGCAGGCCCTCCAAAACGTCCAGGACGCCCCCCAAAGAATCGAGACAGCCAGATCCCTCCTGGGCATGGGAGCAGCCCCATTGGGCCCCCCCAGCTCCCAATAATGGGGTCCTCCCAGCGGCAGAGGAAGCGAGGGCGGAGCCCGcggcccagctccagctctgacagtgacagtgacaaatCCACAGAGGACGCTACCATGG ACCTGCCAGCCAACGGTTTCAGCAGCGGGAACCAGCCTGTGAAGAAGAGCTTCCTGGTGTACCGCAATGACTGCAATCTTCCCCGGAGCAGCTCCGACTCGgagtccagcagcagcagcagcagcagtgctgcctcAGACCGCACCAG cacaacACCCTCCAAGCAGGGCAGAGGGAAACCCTCCTTCTCCCGAGTGAACTTCCCAGAGGACAGCAGTGAGGACACATCAGGGACAGAGAACGAGTCCTACTCTGTGGGCACGGGACGAGGTGTGGGGCATGGCA TGGTGCGTAAGGGCATGGGGCGAGGCGCAGGGTGGCTGTCTGAGGATGAGGATTCTTCCTTGGATGCCCTGGACCTGGTGTGGGCTAAGTGCAGGGGCTACCCCTCCTACCCGGCGTTG ATCATTGACCCCAAGATGCCGCGGGAAGGCATGTTCCATCATGGGGTCCCCATCCCCGTGCCCCCCTTGGAGGTGCTGAAGCTGGGGGAGCAGATGACTCAGGAAGCACGCGAGCACCTCTACCTTGTCCTCTTCTTTGACAACAAGCGCACTTG GCAGTGGTTGCCCCGGACGAAGCTGGTGCCTCTGGGGGTGAACCAGGACCTGGACAAAGAGAAGATGCTGGAGGGCCGCAAGTCCAACATCCGCAAGTCGGTGCAGATCGCCTACCACCGCGCCATGCAGCACCGCAACAAGGTGCAGGGCGAGCAGAGCAGCGACTCCAGCGAGAGCGACTGA